A segment of the Aridibaculum aurantiacum genome:
TGATTTTGCTATCAACCGCGCCAAGTGCTGCTACGAAGAAAGCCTGATGTTGGGCGACAACCTGGATGCTGATATACAGGGAGCCATCAACGCAGGTATGGATACTGTCTTTGTCAACCATATTCAAGAGCCAACAGACCTGAAGCCGACATATATCATTCACCATCTGAAAGAACTGGAACAGATACTGTAGAAATAAAAAAGCTCCCGGCGTGGGAGCTTTAATGTTTTTTGCAAGAAGATTAAGCTGCTGGTTTAGTGGCTTTTTTATCTTCTTTTTTGTGACACTCTTTCTTGTCACCTTTCTTGCAACACTCTTTCTTTTCTTCTTTTTTGCAACATGCTTTCTTGTCGCCATCGCAGGCAAATGCAGCACCAGTTGACAATAAGGCAACAGTAGCAATCATCAATAACTTTTTCATATGGATCTTATTTAAGGTTTCTGCTTTAAATGTACAGTAATCAACGAATTGCAGCTTCAGAAATTGTAGGATTGGCTAAAGGATGTGTTAATCCTTTATGGTTGCCAATACGGTAACACCGCCTTTTACTACTTCATTCAGTTTGACGTTCACTTCTGTACCTACAGGCAACAGAAGATCTACGCGGCTACCAAACTTTATAAAGCCCAGTTCTTCTCCCTGTACCACCTGTTGGCCCACCTTCAGGTAGTTCACAATACGTTTAGCCAAGGCGCCGGCTATTTGTTTTACCAGCACTTCCGTTCCGCCATTCTTTATTACCACGCTATATCTTTCGTTCTCAGTGCTCGACTTTGGATGCCAGGCCACCAGGTATTTTCCTTTATGATATTGGCTGTATACAACCTCGCCGCTTAGCGGGTTGCGGTTCACGTGCACATTAGCAGGGCTCATAAATACACTCACCTGCAATCTCTTGTCTTTAAAATATTCTTCATCTACTACTTCTTCTATCACTACTACTTTACCATCTGCAGGGCAAATGATCTGTTTTTCGTGTACGGTTAGCAGCCGCTTTGGAATGCGGAAAAACGAAACGATGAACAGGAATAAAATAACAGAAGCTGAAAAAATAATAGCAGCGGTTACAGGATAATTGCCGCTGATAAAGATGAACGACCCAATATTGATGAGGCCGAAAATCAGCGCTGCAATACCAATTGATTTGTAACCCTCTTTGTGAATAGTCATTTAAAAAATTTGTCGTGCAAATATAGCCAGCTAATCCAGAGAGAAAAAAGAAGTAGAGGAGGAGGGGTAGGCGTTAGGCAAAAGTCAAAAGTCAAAAGGCAAAAAGAAAAAGCACAATTAAAAGGAGAACTATGATATCATCTAGCTTCCATTAAATCCCAAAATCTCCAAATCCCTAAATATAAAATCAACAATCTAAAATCTAAAATTCTCAATGTCCTATCAATTCCTCGTGGTTGCAGTCCTCGGCATGGGCATGGTTATGACGGCGGCAGGAGCGATAATTAGATACATGTCCTACTACTATACCAATAATAGCAGGAGCCAGCAGCCAATTTTCGTAGTGGATGAAGAAAAGCTTGAGAACCAGGAAGGTGAAGCCAATGGAGAAGATGATCATTGGCCACAGGCTGTGGTGGTGCTTACGCCAGCCGTGGTAAAGCGAATAGATGCCGATGCAAAATGCCAGCATCACCATAAACGTTTCGAAGTACAGGTTGTGAAGCAGGTTGATACCAAACAGTGGCAGTGTTGTGAGAAACAATGGTAATAAGGCACAGTGAATAGCACACGCCAGTGATGTAGCTATTCCTATTGCGTCCCAATTGATCTTAAAATTCATGCGGACGGCAAAGGTATGGGTCTGCAACTAAGTTGCAAAATTACAATGGCAGCATTTGTAATATAAAAGTGTTAACAGTAGCAGGTGTAACTTTGCCGAAAGTTTTACCCCCCATGACCAAAAAGATCCTCTGGTATAGCATCTTCTTTATCATTCTCACCGGTGCTTTCTTCTATTTTGTATTTGCCGGCACCGATAATTACAAGTTCAAAAGTCCTACGGTTAGTTATGTAAAACCTTTTTCATTTATCAACCAGGATGGGCGCACCATCACCGAGCAAGACCTGCAGGGAAAGGTGACCGTGGTTGAATATTTTTTTACAACGTGCAAAGGTATTTGCCCACGCATGCATAGCAGCATGAGCAAGATCTACGATAAGTTTAAAGAAGAACCTGCTTTCCAGGTACTGGCTCATACCGTACAGCCCGAAATTGATAGCATTCCGCGCTTACGCTATTATGCCGACAGTATGAAGATTGATACTAAGAAGTGGAACCTCGTTACCGGCCGCAAAGACAGTTTGTATAATGCTGCTCGTGTAAGCTACCTGTTGGATGATCCAAAGAACAGCGTAGAAAAATTAGAAGATCAGTTCATCCATACACAGTTTTTTGCGCTGGTAGATAAAAGTGGCAATGTGCGCGGCGGTGTTTTCGACGCACTCAAAGCTGATGAGATGCAAAAGCTTTCAACTACCATAGAAGAACTATTAAAAGAAAAGCAAGGGCCGTCATCGTTTGTAAATGGAATCTTCGGAAATTCACCCAGGTAAATTTCAACCCTTACAACATGCATTCTTCTTCAATAAAAGATATCCTAAAGCGTAACCAACTGAGCGTTACCGATAGCAGGAAGAAAATTCTTGAACTCTTCCAGGCTAATGATGGTGCATTGGCACATAATGATATTGAAAGGCAAACAGGTGAGAAGTTTGACCGAGTGACCATATACAGAACCCTTCAAACTTTTGTAGAGAAAGGCATCATACATACCATTCCCACTGCTGATAATTCTATTTTATATGCGCTGTGCAAAGATGAGTGCAGTGAAGGCCATCACCACGACAACCATATACACTTTGTGTGCGACAACTGCAATAAGACCTACTGCATGGACGATGTGGTAACTCCTGAAATAACACTTCCGCAAGGTTTTAAACCTGCTGTGATTGATGTGATAGCTACCGGTCTTTGTGCCGATTGTACTAGCAACAACAACCTGCTTCAGTAAAATGACTTTAGGTAAACAGATACTGTCGTTCCTGTTTAACCTGCATTTTCCCGGTCCATTGCCCGAAGGTTTTGGTGTGCTTCATCCATTTGATGATGAAGAGACAAAACGCGTCTGCTCGCTGTTTTACAATACATATTATAATGACAACCAACCACGGTATTGTATCATAGGTATCAATCCGGGGCGCTTTGGTGCCGGAATCACTGGTGTGCCGTTTACTGATCCCATCAGGCTGCAACAAGTTTGTAAAATAGAAAATAATTGGGCGAAGCGACAGGAGCTTTCATCCGTATTTATATACGATGTAATAGAAGCTTTTGGCGGGCTTGAAAAGTTCAATAAGACCTTTTATATATCTGCTATAAGCCCATTAGGGTTTGTAAAGGGTGGAAAAAATATTAACTACTACGACAATAAAGAATTACAGCAGAGCGTTACTCCATTTGCAGTAGAGTGTTTGCAAAAACAACTGGCATGGGGCATGCATACTGATGTGGCTTTTTGCCTGGGCGAAGGCAAAAACTTCAAGTATTTTTCATCGTTGAATAAGCAACATTCTTTCTTCAAAAAAATAATCCCCGTACCTCACCCTAGGTTCATTATGCAATATAAGCTGCCACACAAGCAAGCTTATATAGATCAGTACCTGCAAGTTTTCTCCGGTAATACGCGCTAAGTCTCTTATTAAGTATCACTGAAAATTATTTTGTGTCCGTCATGGGTACTCAGATAATATTTCATGGTCATTGTGCGTTTATAGCTATACACTTTCACGGCTGCATAAGCTGCCATCCTATAGTCCAGAATTATGCAGAACCAACTGAAAAGGCTGATACCTATGAGAACCAAAACACTACTAGAACAAAAGCATGATCACCAACTATTACCCAACGCATCTTTATATCAGCATAATCTTACTGTAGCTACTGCTTTGCAGTATGTTCCTACGCTTTCGCCATCTTTTACCACCACTACAACTAATACAAACATCGCAGTCGCATGAGGAGATTTCTACTTTTCATATGGCTGTTGATACTGGTAAGCTTTGCTATGCCTGCCAATGCAGGTATAGAATTGATAAGATCCGGATCTTACCTGGTGAATATGGGGGTTGTTCCTCAAACGGTAGGTAATGGACTAAAGCCGTATGGTCTTGTATACGACCTTTTAAAGAATCATAATGTACCCGTAAAATGGGTTATCAATCCATCTAAAGGAAAGGATGGCGTTGACTTTTCTCATAATGGTACACTATACGCAGGAGGTACTTTTGTTATACCTGCTGAATACCGTACACCTGCAGTAAATGCAGTGCTGGCATCGTGGGCAGCACAAGGTGTGGTAGGAAATACTTCTTCGGCAGATCTGTCGCTGCCTGTTTATAAAACCTTGACCCACGCACCTACATGGGTTTTGGATAGAACAAGTGGATCACTTGCTGTTGCTTATTTCAATAATGCAGGTATTCCTGCATCGGCTTATGGTGGCTCTAGTGCCACTGGCTGGAAAGATCCTTCGCAGCTAACAGCATGCGATGATATTTTTGTAATGCCTCATGCTGATGTAAGCTGGAACACGCACAACAACCTTCGCACATGGAACAGTACAGCAAAAGGAAATATCTGGACAGGTTGCCACGCAGCCAGCCAGTTAGAAAACATTACTGATGCTGGTGGTACAACGCAACTTAATTTTCTTACTACCACTGGTATGGTGCCGGCTACTTCGCACCAGGATGGAACATTACCTTTTCAATATGGTGCACATGGCCAGCCGGTAATGCAGTTTGTTCGCTCATTAGATAATGCGGTGAACAACGGTACAGAAAAAGTTTACCTGCCACAGAATGGTGGCGCATGGAGACCAACTACCACATTGGGTGTTTTCAATAATAGTCATACAAATATTCCGGGTTTGTCTGCAGGTCCTTCTGCAGCATTGGCATTTGGCAGAGGCTTTGGAAATAACAACAATGGCTGGGTAATGTATGAAGCAGGTCACAACCTGAACAACACCGGTACCATTGCAGAAAGAGTAGCAGCGC
Coding sequences within it:
- a CDS encoding phosphatidylserine decarboxylase family protein — its product is MTIHKEGYKSIGIAALIFGLINIGSFIFISGNYPVTAAIIFSASVILFLFIVSFFRIPKRLLTVHEKQIICPADGKVVVIEEVVDEEYFKDKRLQVSVFMSPANVHVNRNPLSGEVVYSQYHKGKYLVAWHPKSSTENERYSVVIKNGGTEVLVKQIAGALAKRIVNYLKVGQQVVQGEELGFIKFGSRVDLLLPVGTEVNVKLNEVVKGGVTVLATIKD
- a CDS encoding MerC domain-containing protein, which translates into the protein MNFKINWDAIGIATSLACAIHCALLPLFLTTLPLFGINLLHNLYFETFMVMLAFCIGIYSLYHGWRKHHHSLWPMIIFSIGFTFLVLKLFFIHYENWLLAPAIIGIVVGHVSNYRSCRRHNHAHAEDCNHEELIGH
- a CDS encoding SCO family protein, with protein sequence MTKKILWYSIFFIILTGAFFYFVFAGTDNYKFKSPTVSYVKPFSFINQDGRTITEQDLQGKVTVVEYFFTTCKGICPRMHSSMSKIYDKFKEEPAFQVLAHTVQPEIDSIPRLRYYADSMKIDTKKWNLVTGRKDSLYNAARVSYLLDDPKNSVEKLEDQFIHTQFFALVDKSGNVRGGVFDALKADEMQKLSTTIEELLKEKQGPSSFVNGIFGNSPR
- a CDS encoding Fur family transcriptional regulator, coding for MHSSSIKDILKRNQLSVTDSRKKILELFQANDGALAHNDIERQTGEKFDRVTIYRTLQTFVEKGIIHTIPTADNSILYALCKDECSEGHHHDNHIHFVCDNCNKTYCMDDVVTPEITLPQGFKPAVIDVIATGLCADCTSNNNLLQ
- a CDS encoding uracil-DNA glycosylase family protein, translating into MTLGKQILSFLFNLHFPGPLPEGFGVLHPFDDEETKRVCSLFYNTYYNDNQPRYCIIGINPGRFGAGITGVPFTDPIRLQQVCKIENNWAKRQELSSVFIYDVIEAFGGLEKFNKTFYISAISPLGFVKGGKNINYYDNKELQQSVTPFAVECLQKQLAWGMHTDVAFCLGEGKNFKYFSSLNKQHSFFKKIIPVPHPRFIMQYKLPHKQAYIDQYLQVFSGNTR